The DNA sequence GATCAGATTTTGGGATTTCACGTTCCTTCCACTTGTCCCAATCTGATTTCAGGTCTTCAAAAATCCCCTCTCCAAAAAATACGGAAGAGGCTTCGAGAAGTTGGACCGATCCTGGTTCTGAAATTTTCAGTCGATGGCGAAGGGAATCGGCATCTCCCGCAATCATATTCACAGGAGCCACATCTTCTAATCTTTGTAAGGCTCTGGAAATAGAATCAATGAATTGAGACTTCATTTGGTCTGTCGAATGGGCCACCAGGTAAAAATTTAAGTCGGAGTCTGGGTGGTAATCCCCACGTTCTCTTGACCCATAAAATAGAATTTGGTAGGGTTTTGTGGATGGGATGAGTTCGAGTTCATCCAAGACCTGCGCATAGAGATTCGGGTTTAGTGCTTCAAATTCCATAATTCATTCAAAGTATAATTTCATTCGAGAAAGGTTTTCTAGTATGGCTTTAAAAGCACGATCACGTTCTTCTTTGCCTGGGAAAGGGAGTGATTTTACATTGTTTAAGTCTTGGTAAATGATTTCGATAGAAGGTTGGTTTGGATTTTTTTTGATCGATGCAACATAGTCCAAATTGATCACTTCTGATTCGCCAAGTTTTAACCACATAAAATTTCTCCTCAAAGCCTAACGGTGGCTTTCCATTTGCCTAATCTTTTTTTATCAAAAATCTCCTCTTTCGGAAAAATCGATTAGTACACTTCCAAGGACCCAAGGATCAGGTTATGAAAGGATTTAGCCAATTCTTTGGGTGAATCTGTTTTTTTTGTGGAAGATTCAAAGACGAGTAAAAAACCATTGTGGATTCCTTCCCAACGTAGGTACAATTCTCCCTCTGGCATGTGGTAGACTTGTACACTGCATTTTTTTTGTCCCCATACAAAATAAGAGACCTCGGGATTTTGAGTTTCGTCCTTGAAGAAATAACGGAACTGGGATTGGTTTTCTCTGTCTGTGGAAGACAATCGTAACCATGAAAATTCATTTGTTTCAGAAAATAAAATTTTGTATTGGTTACCGGTTCCAAAAAGCGAGATAGATTCTTTCAGCTCAAAATTTTCTTTGTTCACCCAGACTGCATGATAGGTAAGCCGTAGTTCCTTTGTTAGGGGACGAGTTTCTTTTGATTCTACGGGTTTTGAAACTGTCTCTTTTGGCATTTTGGTTGGACTGGTTGTTTTACAATATAAAATTCCCAATGATAGTAAAATGATTAAATACTTAGTGGCCCACTTCATATTCATCTCCTAGATAATTTTGAAAGAGGTACCCATTCTCTGTTTTTTTTTGTAAATACTCTGGGGATAATAATACTTTCCCACCACCACCAGTTAGGTCTTTTACATAACTTGGGATTGTGATCCCAGAGTGGTATCCTCGGAGTTTACGATAAATCTCAATCCCTTTTTCCATAGGCACAACAAAATCAGAACTCCCAAATACTTCATCACACTGGTGGAGGTAATAAGGTTTGATTCCGATGGATATCAGTTTGTAATTTAAGTCAGATAAAATTTCGGCATCATCATTTATGCCAGATAATAAAACCGATTGGTTAAAAACCGAAACATGTCCTTCTTTTATCATTCGCATAACATAGAATTTCGTTTCTTCTGAAATTTCATTGGGATGGTTAAAATGAGTGACCATGTAGAGTGGGAAGTGTTTGGAAAAAACAGAATTTAAACTTTCGGTGAGACGCATGGGCATGGTCACTGGGTGACGAGAGTGGATTCGGATTTGGTTCAAATGAGGAATTTGTTTGAGTTCGGAAAGTAGAGTATCCAAAGACGAATCGGAAAGGGTGAGTGGGTCACCACCAGAGAGGATCACTTCTCGGAGTTTGGTTTGTGTGCGAAAGTAATCCAAAGCCTTTTCCCATTCCATACGGTTCGGAGTTTCTTCCGGATCGGATACCTTTCGTTTCCTTGTACAAAAACGGCAATACACCGCGCAGACATGAGAGATGTACCAGATCGCACGGTCAGGGTAACGGTGGGTCACACCTTTCACAGGCATATGTGTTTCTTCGGCGAGTGGATCCTCGGTTTCGTTGGGTTTACGAACTAGTTCTCCTGCCCGTGGCAGGATTTGTTTGCGGATGGGACAATGGGGGTTGTTTTTGTCCAATAGTTGTAAATAATAAGGTGTTACTGCAAATTGGAACTGTTCATAGGCGCGTGCAAAGGAATCCCTTTCTTCCTCTGTGAGAGTGATTTCTTTTTCCAAATCCGCTAAGGTAGTGATGCGGTTTTGCAATTGCCATTTCCAATCGGACCAAGTCATGACTTATGACCATACTTCGGTTGACACTAGGCCAAGTCCCTCGGATTTTGTTTACGAGTAACGAAATTATGAACTTAGGCATTACAGAAGTAAAAAAAGGAATGATCCTCAAGATTGAGAATGAGCTTTATTCCGTCGTCAAAACAGAATTTGTGAACCCAGGAAAGGGTTCTGCATTCATCCGCACCAAACTCAAAAACATTGTCCGTGATTCTTCCATTGAAAGAACCTTCAAAGCAGCAGAGAAATTGGAAAGTGTGGATTTGGAACGTCGTAAGATGCAGTATTGTTATGCTGACGGTGACCAAATCATTTTTATGGACGTCAACGATTACGAACAGATCCCTGTTTCCAAAGATTATGTGGAAGACATCCTTCCCTTTATGAAAGAAGAAACACCAGTGGAAGTTTCATTTTACAATGACAAACCAATAGGTGTAACACCTCCTAACTTTGCTATCTTGGAAGTGACTTACGCGGAAGACGGATTAAAAGGTGACACCACTGGTCTTGCTCTCAAACGAGTGACTGTGGAAACGGGTGGCGAAGTCCAAGTTCCGATTTTTATCAAACAGGGGGATACGGTGAAAATCGATCTTCGTGATTTGAGTTACGTGGAGCGCGTTAACAAATAGATTTGGATTTGATCAGTTCTTTACAGGAAATCACCAAACTTTCCCATCTCTATTATTCACGGCAGTGGATGTTTGCCACTGCTGGGAATCTCTCTACCCGAGACAATCTTGCCCACAATCAATTTTGGATCACTGCCTCTGGCAAACACAAAGGAGAACTAAAAGAATCCGATTTTGTTTGTGTATCTACACTTGATGGCAGTCTCGTCCAAACAAATGATGGATTAAAACCATCGGCAGAAACTTCCATCCACCAAGTATTGTATTCCCAGATGCCTGAAGTTGGATCTTGTCTCCATGTCCACACGATTGATTCCAACTTACTCGAGTTTGGTGTCGGAAAAGAAGAAGGATTCAAAGAAATTTCCCTTCCTCCCATCGAAATCATCAAAGCCTTTGGGATTTGGGACGAAAAACCAAACCTGACAATGCCCGTTTTTTATAACCACACACATGTGCCGACCATTGCAAATGAAATCAAACATTACTTAATGAACCATGGAATTCCCAAAGTTCCCTTCCTCCTCATCGAAGGACATGGCCCAACGGTATGGGGGAAAACGATCGCGGAAGCCAACAAACACTTAGAAGCCGTTCATTTTCTTTTGCAAGTGATGGCACGTAGGATATGACAAAAAAGACCCACGTTTTTATATTTGGAATCGGTTCTGGTATTGGTGAGGGTCTTTACAATCGATTCCAAAAAGAAAAGGATCCAAACCGATTTGTATTTGGATTTTCTAGAAAAGGGAAAAAGGAATTATCCTCGTTTACGTTGGGATCCCCTGGCACTTATCAGTTTGATGCAAAAGACAACCAAACATTTGTTCAATTCGAATCATTGTTAAATGGATTGTATAGCGAAAAATCCAAAGATTCTGTTTCCATTCTCGTATACTTCGCGTTAGGTGATGGGGTCTTTGGCCCGATAACGAAACTTTCCGATGCAGATTTACAGTCACATTTAGATTTAAACGTTGTTTCCCTTCTCAAACTTTCCCGCAGTTTTGCCGAGCATTTGCCAAAATTGTCCGAATCTACGTTTGTATTTTTAGGTTCCACTGCTGGGAAACAAGGTTTCCCAGAATCCGCTCTCTATTGTGCTTCCAAACATGCGGTGCTTGGGATCTGTCGGGCCTTACGGGAAGAATGGAAACCCTTTGGTACAAAGGTGGTTCACGTAAGCCTTGGGGCAGTGGCAACCGAGATTTGGGACACAAGACCCGCGTTTGACAAGAAAGACATGGTTTCAGTTTCGGACATTTCCGAGTATTTGTGGTGTATTTCGCAGTTGCCAAAATCTATCTTTGTGGATGACTTATCCATTACCCCAAAGAAAGGAATTTTGTAGGTCCGATGGAACTCAAGGAATCGATTGTTCTTGTGACAGGTGGCAGTGGTGGGATAGGACGTGAGATCGTGAGAACTTTAGTCCTTGCGGGGTTTTCCGTCTGGAATCTCGACAAAGTTCGGCCGAGAGAACCTATTTTACAAGAAACCTACCGAGAAGTGGACCTTTCCGAAACACCATATGTGGTCGAAAGGAGTTTGTCCAAAATCCTGATGGAGTCCTCCGATATGGGGGACATATATGGAATTGTTCATACCGCTGGTTTTGGTGGACCTTACCATCCAATCACGGATGTATCCATTGAAGAGTGGGAATCTATTTTTCGCATCAATCTCACGAGTTTGTATCTGCTTTCTAAAATTGTCCTTCCAATCTTTAAAAAATTAAAATTTGGAAGGATTGTTGCCATTGCATCCTCATTGTCCATCGTAGGATCTGGGAATTCAGTTGCATATTCGGCCTCCAAACACGGATTAGTGGGGTTTATCAAATCGATTGCGGATGAATGGGGAAAATTTGGAATCACCGCCAATGCAATTAGTCCAGGATATGTTGATACAAATATGGGTATCCAAGAAGACCAAATTTCTGATCATAAATCAAAAATCATCAACCAAACACCCGTAAAACGAATTGCGGACCCTTCAGAAATCGCCCGTGTTGTTAATTTTCTTTTGCAAAAAGAATCTGGTTATATCACTGGAGCCAATTGGACCGTTGATGGTGGAATCACAGCCATTTAATTTATGAGAATTTCTCCTCCACACGATCATTTTTTACAACTCACTACCAAAGAAAATTTGGGAAGGTCTTCTGGGATCATCTTACAAAAAGAAGCACTATCCATCATGAAGACTGTAGAAGCCCAAAGTTCCAGGGAAAATATTGAAGCGGGTCATTTGTTTCGTCCTACAGATTCAAATTTTGAAAAACTCAAAATGGATAGAGAAACCGCCCTAGACCAAATGTGGGAACTCATTGACTATGGGCTCGCAACACAACTGTTCGAGATCAAATACGATGCTGATATCGGTGAGTTACGTCTTGTTCCTTTTTTAGTTGGATTGCCTGGTGGCATGCCTCTAGAGGAACCTTATAAACTACTGATTGGACGTTCAACAGAACATTTATACGAATACATTCAAAACAAACGGATCTTAACAGAAGATACTTGGCGTAATGTTTTAAATAAACTAGCTGATATCGATTATAAAGAAGACGAAGGACCAGGTGACGAACTAGATCGTTTACTTGATCCCAAACAATTTCCACTCCAACCTTCTAGCGAAATGTTAAAACGTTCTCGGGGTCTCATAATTGATGAATTGGCAAAAGAATCAAAAGTAATTGTATTACCACATATTGGTTTTTATTTCCTACCTGAATCCGAAGCTGCTAATTTTTTGAATATTGCAAATGAGTATTTGATGACAAAGGTCGAACCACTTGCCAAAGCATTTGATTCCGAAATTCGATTGGCACTCGATCGTTTGTTTGCACCTGGTTCGGGAGATGTGGAAATCAATGAAGTGGAGATCATCCGAGCTAAAGTTGATACTTTGTATGAATTCAAAGAAATCCTTAAAGAAAATGGATTTTATGCTTTTATTCATAACCTAAAAAAAGTAACAGAAATCGCAGTTAAGTTTGCAGAGTTAGAAAAGAAAAAGGAAGTTGATCGATTATTAAAAGTCTATATGAAAATGTTAGACAGTCAATTTGATTTTGATTCAAGACTCCTTCGTATCAATTTAGAAAAAGATGATGAACATAATTTGGTGATCGTTGACTTACTTCGTAAAAATCCAAAAGTATTATCAGCGGAATGGCATGATGCAGATTCTAAAATTGCTGTATTTGTCAATAATAACCAAAACAATATCAAAGAAATCAATACTTTAATTTACCAAAATTATCGGTTCACCACCGAACACATCTTATATCTAAAGGCAATTTTAGAATTAAATGAAAAGGAACTCAAACCAATCTTTAAAGATGAAGAGTTTGTGAAGACCTATGGTAAAAACCTACAAGCGGTGTATTTTAATTACATTCCTTGGTTTTATAAATTATTCTATTTTTTGGGAATCACACCAATCGTAAACTCTGGTTATGCGAAAGCAAAATCAATTCTAACTTTTTTACAAATGGATCGCCAGTTTTTATATCAAAAACGTAGGGAAAACTTCTTTAAGAAAAAACTAAGAGATAGAGAAGAGCGAATTGAGAAAGAGAAAAAACAACAGTTAAAAAAAGCTCTTGTATCTGCGCTTTCAGATGCGTATTTTAATAAAAATTGTTTACCCTCTGTGGATTGGCTTGGAATGAACTATCCTGCTTTTTCTGCAGAAACATTGGAAAAAATGATTCCTGATTTTGCTTTTTTATCCACAACAGGGAAGTCCATTAAACCACATTCTGTGATACTATTCCCGAATTCTCCTGAATTTGATTCTTTGAACAAAAAACTGAAAGATTTACTCAATCAATGGATCCGTGGCGAAATTGATTCACCACAGGAAGACCCAGAATTATTGGCTCAAATTCGAAGTTTGGTTTAAAAATTAATACCAACGTTTGATTCTAAAATAAACTAACATCAGTAAACCGAGAAGTCCCATTGCAGCAATGGCTGAGATAAAACCATATTCCCATTCCAATGTAGGCATATGTCTAAAATTCATTCCATAAATTCCAGCAACAAGAGACATCGGTAACATAATAGCAGTCATAATCGTTAGAATTTTCATGATTTCATTTGTTTTTCGCGTTGAGATGGCAATATGGGCTTCGAGAGCTGATGAAATAGATTCAATATTACTATCCACAAGTTCTAAAATACGAATCGAATGGTCACGTACGTCACGAAAAAAAGCATCCGCTTCATCACTAAAAAAACTATTTTTGATTTTTTCTAAGTCTTCTAAAACTTCTTTGTTTTGTA is a window from the Leptospira ellinghausenii genome containing:
- the efp gene encoding elongation factor P, yielding MNLGITEVKKGMILKIENELYSVVKTEFVNPGKGSAFIRTKLKNIVRDSSIERTFKAAEKLESVDLERRKMQYCYADGDQIIFMDVNDYEQIPVSKDYVEDILPFMKEETPVEVSFYNDKPIGVTPPNFAILEVTYAEDGLKGDTTGLALKRVTVETGGEVQVPIFIKQGDTVKIDLRDLSYVERVNK
- a CDS encoding SDR family NAD(P)-dependent oxidoreductase, whose amino-acid sequence is MELKESIVLVTGGSGGIGREIVRTLVLAGFSVWNLDKVRPREPILQETYREVDLSETPYVVERSLSKILMESSDMGDIYGIVHTAGFGGPYHPITDVSIEEWESIFRINLTSLYLLSKIVLPIFKKLKFGRIVAIASSLSIVGSGNSVAYSASKHGLVGFIKSIADEWGKFGITANAISPGYVDTNMGIQEDQISDHKSKIINQTPVKRIADPSEIARVVNFLLQKESGYITGANWTVDGGITAI
- a CDS encoding KamA family radical SAM protein — protein: MTWSDWKWQLQNRITTLADLEKEITLTEEERDSFARAYEQFQFAVTPYYLQLLDKNNPHCPIRKQILPRAGELVRKPNETEDPLAEETHMPVKGVTHRYPDRAIWYISHVCAVYCRFCTRKRKVSDPEETPNRMEWEKALDYFRTQTKLREVILSGGDPLTLSDSSLDTLLSELKQIPHLNQIRIHSRHPVTMPMRLTESLNSVFSKHFPLYMVTHFNHPNEISEETKFYVMRMIKEGHVSVFNQSVLLSGINDDAEILSDLNYKLISIGIKPYYLHQCDEVFGSSDFVVPMEKGIEIYRKLRGYHSGITIPSYVKDLTGGGGKVLLSPEYLQKKTENGYLFQNYLGDEYEVGH
- the mtnB gene encoding methylthioribulose 1-phosphate dehydratase, with amino-acid sequence MDLISSLQEITKLSHLYYSRQWMFATAGNLSTRDNLAHNQFWITASGKHKGELKESDFVCVSTLDGSLVQTNDGLKPSAETSIHQVLYSQMPEVGSCLHVHTIDSNLLEFGVGKEEGFKEISLPPIEIIKAFGIWDEKPNLTMPVFYNHTHVPTIANEIKHYLMNHGIPKVPFLLIEGHGPTVWGKTIAEANKHLEAVHFLLQVMARRI
- a CDS encoding SDR family oxidoreductase; this encodes MTKKTHVFIFGIGSGIGEGLYNRFQKEKDPNRFVFGFSRKGKKELSSFTLGSPGTYQFDAKDNQTFVQFESLLNGLYSEKSKDSVSILVYFALGDGVFGPITKLSDADLQSHLDLNVVSLLKLSRSFAEHLPKLSESTFVFLGSTAGKQGFPESALYCASKHAVLGICRALREEWKPFGTKVVHVSLGAVATEIWDTRPAFDKKDMVSVSDISEYLWCISQLPKSIFVDDLSITPKKGIL